One Novipirellula galeiformis DNA segment encodes these proteins:
- a CDS encoding BaiN/RdsA family NAD(P)/FAD-dependent oxidoreductase has protein sequence MQIVVIGAGAAGMVAAAEAAKRSANVILLEKNTKTGVKILMSGGTRCNVTHNTDARGILPGFGHAARFLQPTIGAFPPSEVVRMFADLGVATKVENTGKVFPQSDRAIEVRDALQRQAVEAGVQIIREQAVKRLIRDPQGWRIETDEQSYAADRVIVTAGGRSWPGCGTTGDGYGWLEPLGHTIVATRPALVPLTGGFEWTKALSGITLEDCVVTAENQTSEAKKSKQTMTRRSSWLFTHFGFSGPAAMDISRIVTLTENLSRVRVHLDMVPDVSAEQIEATLCDTAGGAGRRRLSSVLNQWVPSRLATSLATELCADPTIAELSKGGRRSILAGIKKLELPITGTRGFNKAEVTAGGVALSEVNSRTMESKIAKGLYIAGEVLDVDGWIGGYNFQAAFSTGRAAGIAAATAE, from the coding sequence ATGCAAATTGTAGTGATCGGCGCCGGAGCCGCAGGGATGGTGGCGGCGGCGGAAGCGGCGAAACGGTCCGCGAACGTCATTTTGCTCGAGAAAAACACCAAAACGGGCGTCAAAATCTTGATGTCCGGCGGGACCCGCTGCAATGTGACCCACAATACCGATGCGCGAGGCATCTTGCCAGGATTTGGGCATGCAGCTCGATTTCTTCAGCCCACGATCGGTGCCTTTCCACCGTCCGAAGTGGTGCGGATGTTCGCGGATTTGGGGGTGGCAACCAAAGTCGAAAATACGGGAAAGGTGTTTCCGCAAAGCGACCGCGCCATCGAGGTGCGAGATGCGCTGCAGCGGCAAGCCGTCGAAGCAGGAGTCCAAATTATTCGCGAACAAGCGGTAAAACGTTTGATTCGTGATCCTCAGGGATGGCGTATCGAGACCGACGAACAAAGCTATGCGGCGGATCGGGTGATCGTGACCGCGGGAGGACGAAGTTGGCCAGGCTGTGGGACGACCGGAGATGGTTACGGTTGGCTTGAACCGTTGGGACATACGATTGTGGCGACGCGTCCGGCGCTGGTGCCATTGACGGGTGGGTTTGAGTGGACCAAGGCGCTCTCGGGGATCACCTTGGAGGATTGCGTCGTGACGGCTGAGAATCAAACCAGCGAAGCTAAGAAGTCGAAGCAGACAATGACGCGGCGTTCGTCTTGGTTATTCACCCACTTCGGTTTTTCGGGGCCCGCGGCGATGGATATTAGCCGGATCGTGACCTTGACCGAAAACCTTTCTCGCGTGCGTGTGCATCTCGATATGGTGCCCGATGTGTCGGCCGAGCAGATCGAGGCGACGCTTTGCGATACCGCCGGTGGGGCAGGACGACGTCGGCTTTCGAGTGTATTGAACCAATGGGTCCCCAGTCGCCTTGCCACTTCGCTGGCAACGGAATTATGCGCCGATCCGACGATCGCGGAGCTGAGCAAGGGGGGCCGTCGATCGATATTGGCCGGAATCAAAAAATTAGAATTGCCGATCACCGGGACGCGAGGATTCAACAAAGCCGAAGTGACCGCCGGGGGCGTCGCGCTGAGTGAAGTCAACTCGCGAACGATGGAGAGCAAAATCGCCAAGGGATTGTATATCGCGGGCGAAGTGTTGGACGTGGATGGTTGGATCGGCGGCTACAATTTCCAAGCCGCCTTCAGCACGGGTAGAGCGGCGGGGATCGCCGCAGCGACGGCCGAATAG
- a CDS encoding helix-turn-helix domain-containing protein: MSSAMLTTEPDLKRPLADSDLFAFPLERPPLKVRRRESAVSPLLLPYFIAGPENRLVAFIARQEASVFALGNPLLLVGPSGTGKTALALHLSVRHANKLGYIDASGVQHVPAIEFARRFAEAVAADDLQHLREELDEVPVLIIDDLHLITSKPAAQEELAQRIEARCESQRPTVLTCRRLPTEVRGLRPALVSRSLPGLTIAMSCPAGKTRTMLLTELAMQLGLELDGPLIEMLDNGLDPTLPVRALSAAIRQVDLWCRMNEAQPCCQAIAYAIESAAPDEEIPLNKITNTVARYFRLKASELRSSSRKQHIVRARSLAMLLARRITSKSVTHIGEHFGGRDHSTVLHAIRKTETLLHDDAELRVAADELADKLGG; encoded by the coding sequence TTGTCATCTGCAATGCTGACAACCGAGCCCGACCTGAAGCGTCCTCTAGCGGATAGCGATCTTTTCGCATTTCCGTTGGAGCGTCCACCGCTAAAGGTACGTCGTCGCGAATCCGCAGTCAGTCCGTTACTGCTGCCCTATTTCATCGCGGGCCCCGAGAATCGCTTGGTCGCCTTTATCGCTCGCCAAGAGGCGTCGGTTTTTGCGCTGGGCAACCCCCTGTTGTTGGTCGGTCCAAGTGGAACGGGCAAAACAGCGCTGGCACTTCATTTGTCGGTGCGTCATGCAAACAAGCTTGGGTACATCGATGCAAGTGGCGTCCAACACGTGCCAGCGATTGAGTTTGCCCGTCGTTTCGCCGAAGCCGTTGCAGCGGACGATTTGCAACATTTGCGTGAAGAGCTCGATGAGGTTCCGGTTTTAATCATTGATGATCTTCACTTGATCACCAGCAAACCGGCGGCTCAGGAAGAGCTAGCCCAACGGATCGAAGCTCGCTGTGAATCCCAACGACCGACCGTGTTGACGTGCCGTCGTCTGCCTACCGAAGTGCGTGGTTTGCGGCCTGCTTTGGTCAGCCGCTCCTTACCGGGTTTGACCATCGCGATGAGTTGTCCGGCAGGGAAAACTCGCACGATGTTACTGACGGAATTAGCGATGCAGTTGGGTCTCGAGCTCGACGGACCGCTCATTGAAATGCTCGACAACGGGTTGGATCCAACGCTTCCCGTGCGTGCGTTATCCGCTGCGATTCGGCAAGTCGATTTGTGGTGCCGCATGAACGAGGCACAACCGTGTTGTCAGGCGATCGCGTACGCCATCGAGTCCGCTGCACCCGATGAGGAAATCCCGCTTAATAAGATTACCAACACCGTTGCTCGCTACTTTCGCTTGAAAGCAAGCGAGTTGCGAAGCAGTTCACGCAAACAGCACATTGTTCGCGCCCGCTCCCTAGCGATGCTGTTGGCTCGCCGAATCACATCCAAGAGTGTGACTCATATCGGCGAACATTTTGGAGGACGCGACCACTCGACAGTCCTGCACGCGATCCGCAAAACCGAAACACTCTTGCACGACGATGCCGAGCTCCGCGTCGCCGCGGATGAACTCGCCGATAAACTCGGTGGTTAG
- the dnaN gene encoding DNA polymerase III subunit beta — protein sequence MKITCQRESLTAAFALAASIAPTRSPKEILQNVKVTASGDRITLTATDLDVGIRLDLEEGVEVETEGTALLPVQRTMAILRESNDETLTIETDDAGIRITGSRSKFRLPGSNPDEFPSVTEFNEDKFHVLPTRLFREMVRRTVFATDAESSRYALGGVLLEMEGTSVIAIGTDGRRLAKMEGTGEPQGGHQTTGTSTIVPTRAIQLMERAVSDKDDTVDVAARANDLLIRTPRAVIYSRLVEGRYPNWRQVFPKRDSAEQIDMAVGPLFAALRQAAIVTDHESRGIDFTFGDGTLKLEASTADIGESQIELPIPYDAETITLTMDHRYVADFCKVLDNETNFIMEIESSSKPALLTTDDGFSYVIMPMARDR from the coding sequence ATGAAGATCACTTGCCAACGCGAATCACTCACCGCAGCCTTTGCTCTTGCGGCAAGCATCGCTCCGACACGTTCGCCCAAAGAGATTCTTCAAAACGTCAAAGTGACCGCATCGGGTGATCGGATCACGTTGACCGCGACCGACTTGGACGTGGGGATTCGCTTGGATCTCGAAGAAGGGGTCGAAGTGGAAACCGAGGGAACCGCCCTGTTGCCTGTGCAACGAACGATGGCGATCCTGAGAGAAAGCAATGATGAAACCTTGACCATCGAAACCGATGATGCGGGGATTCGCATCACCGGCAGCCGCAGTAAGTTCCGCCTTCCCGGCAGCAATCCGGATGAATTTCCTAGCGTCACGGAGTTCAACGAAGACAAGTTTCATGTCTTGCCCACCCGCTTGTTCCGCGAAATGGTTCGCCGCACGGTGTTCGCCACCGATGCGGAGAGCAGTCGTTATGCACTCGGTGGGGTGTTGCTCGAAATGGAAGGGACCTCGGTGATCGCAATCGGTACCGATGGTCGCCGCTTGGCCAAGATGGAAGGGACCGGAGAGCCGCAGGGAGGTCATCAGACGACCGGTACGAGCACGATCGTCCCCACACGAGCAATCCAGTTGATGGAGCGAGCGGTGAGCGACAAGGACGACACCGTCGACGTTGCGGCTCGAGCGAACGACTTGCTGATTCGCACCCCGCGAGCGGTCATCTACTCGCGACTTGTCGAAGGACGTTATCCGAATTGGCGTCAAGTGTTCCCGAAGCGAGATTCGGCTGAGCAGATTGACATGGCGGTTGGACCGTTGTTCGCAGCCCTTCGCCAAGCGGCCATTGTGACCGATCACGAGAGCCGAGGCATCGACTTTACCTTTGGCGATGGCACGCTAAAACTCGAAGCGAGCACAGCGGATATCGGTGAATCTCAAATCGAATTGCCAATCCCTTACGACGCCGAAACGATCACTTTGACGATGGACCATCGTTACGTCGCCGACTTTTGCAAAGTCTTGGACAACGAAACGAATTTCATCATGGAAATCGAATCGTCATCCAAGCCAGCCCTGTTAACCACCGATGATGGTTTCAGTTACGTCATCATGCCGATGGCACGCGACCGGTAA
- a CDS encoding aminotransferase class I/II-fold pyridoxal phosphate-dependent enzyme, with protein sequence MFDYLADRLAELKSHHRLRTLVPRQPLGIEFIDDAQRRLINFGSNDYLGLATSRSPSPIAPSATGSTASALVCGWTPLHQQLAERIAQLESTESAILFPSGYAACSGTVATLAEEGDLILSDELNHASLIEGCRLSRAECIVYPHRDHEFVANTLAQRRHQFTRVWIVTDGVFSMDGHVAPLRELADLVQRFTATLIVDEAHGTGVLGKTGSGLCEALEVKDRVAIRIGTLSKAIGGQGGFVAGPKVVTDYLVNRCRSLIFSTSLAPSAVAASLASIESFQAEPSRRHRVQSIARHVRERLSLLTTCELENSVPIIPIVLGQDAKAMTAFEKLVEAGFYVPAIRPPTVPRGTSRLRLSLSALHDDAMIESLIRAVAELIPTC encoded by the coding sequence ATGTTTGACTACCTTGCCGATCGACTCGCCGAATTGAAATCGCATCATCGCTTGCGAACGCTTGTGCCTCGTCAACCCTTGGGCATCGAATTCATCGACGATGCCCAGCGACGGCTGATCAATTTCGGCAGCAACGACTATCTCGGCTTGGCCACCTCGCGTTCCCCATCGCCGATCGCACCGTCGGCAACCGGCAGCACCGCCAGCGCCCTGGTCTGTGGATGGACCCCGCTGCATCAACAACTCGCCGAGCGGATCGCACAGCTTGAATCGACCGAATCAGCCATCCTGTTTCCCAGTGGTTACGCGGCCTGTAGTGGCACCGTCGCCACGCTGGCCGAAGAGGGTGATTTGATCCTCAGCGACGAGCTCAATCATGCTTCGCTGATCGAAGGTTGCCGACTCTCACGGGCCGAGTGCATTGTCTATCCGCATCGCGATCATGAATTTGTCGCTAACACACTGGCACAACGTCGGCATCAATTCACTCGTGTTTGGATTGTCACCGACGGAGTGTTCAGCATGGATGGGCACGTTGCGCCGCTACGCGAACTGGCCGATTTGGTTCAGCGGTTTACAGCAACTTTGATCGTCGACGAAGCCCACGGCACCGGCGTGTTGGGTAAAACCGGAAGCGGGCTGTGCGAAGCATTGGAGGTCAAGGATCGCGTCGCCATTCGCATCGGAACGCTTAGCAAAGCGATAGGTGGCCAAGGTGGATTTGTGGCTGGCCCCAAAGTGGTGACCGACTATCTTGTCAATCGATGTCGTTCCTTAATTTTTAGTACGTCTCTGGCACCCTCGGCGGTGGCGGCCTCTCTCGCCTCGATTGAATCGTTTCAAGCCGAGCCGAGCCGGCGCCATCGGGTGCAATCGATAGCTCGTCATGTCCGTGAGCGGTTGTCATTGCTCACCACTTGTGAGTTGGAAAACTCCGTCCCAATCATCCCCATCGTTCTCGGTCAGGATGCCAAGGCGATGACGGCCTTTGAAAAGCTTGTTGAGGCTGGCTTCTATGTTCCTGCGATTCGACCACCCACCGTACCCCGAGGCACCTCTCGGCTGCGTCTTTCCTTGTCGGCACTGCATGACGATGCGATGATCGAGTCGTTAATCCGCGCGGTCGCAGAACTGATCCCAACCTGTTGA
- a CDS encoding cysteine desulfurase family protein translates to MIYLDNNATTTIDPRVADVIAEVFRSGPCNASSQHAVGRAARLRIDDAIDTIASCLDSPLDQPGGPRLIFTSGGTESNNLALSGLADPAAPIVLSRIEHPSVIAVAEHLATQGREIRWLDVDGEGVAKVETLAELIQSGTQPAGLVSLMSANNETGVIQPIDEAARICRQRGTLLHVDATQSIGKVPLSLSQLGASAVTMSAHKFHGPPGIGALWLDGGVPLRPLLHGGEQQLESRPGTEPVALICGMALALQLATAGLHETQSLLSSLRDRLEQGLRSRHADLVVHGCSSAAANQPAPPRLPNTTCLSFPGADRQSMLMALDFAGIALSSGSACSSGSSPPSHVLLAMGKSAALVQSALRLGVSKFSTVEEIDDAIDRISLCYKRLGKKNDVEN, encoded by the coding sequence GTGATCTATCTCGATAACAATGCGACGACCACGATTGATCCTCGCGTCGCCGACGTGATTGCCGAAGTGTTTCGCAGCGGTCCCTGCAACGCGTCGAGCCAGCATGCCGTGGGGCGTGCCGCTCGTTTGCGGATCGACGACGCCATCGACACGATCGCCTCCTGTCTCGATTCGCCGCTGGATCAACCGGGCGGCCCGCGGCTGATCTTTACCAGTGGCGGCACGGAATCCAATAATTTGGCCCTCAGTGGGCTCGCCGATCCCGCGGCTCCGATCGTGCTCAGCCGGATCGAACACCCCAGCGTGATTGCTGTCGCCGAGCATCTCGCTACCCAGGGACGCGAAATCCGTTGGTTGGACGTCGATGGGGAGGGCGTCGCCAAAGTCGAAACGCTCGCCGAATTGATTCAATCGGGAACCCAACCGGCCGGTTTGGTTTCGTTAATGTCGGCCAATAACGAAACCGGCGTGATCCAACCGATCGACGAGGCCGCCCGTATTTGCCGCCAACGGGGCACCCTGCTTCACGTCGACGCGACCCAATCGATCGGAAAAGTGCCGCTCTCGTTGAGCCAACTCGGTGCCTCGGCGGTCACGATGTCGGCCCATAAATTCCACGGCCCCCCCGGTATCGGAGCGCTGTGGCTCGACGGAGGTGTTCCACTGCGTCCCTTGCTGCACGGCGGAGAACAACAACTTGAAAGCCGTCCCGGCACCGAACCGGTCGCATTGATCTGTGGCATGGCCCTCGCCTTGCAATTGGCGACCGCCGGTTTGCACGAAACCCAATCCCTTCTGAGTTCGCTCCGCGATCGGCTCGAACAAGGACTTCGATCGCGGCACGCCGACTTGGTCGTGCATGGATGTTCGAGTGCGGCGGCCAACCAACCCGCCCCCCCCCGATTACCGAACACCACTTGCCTCTCATTTCCCGGGGCCGATCGTCAATCAATGCTGATGGCGCTCGACTTTGCGGGGATCGCCCTCAGCAGTGGTTCGGCGTGCAGCAGCGGCAGTAGCCCCCCCAGTCACGTGCTGTTGGCCATGGGAAAATCAGCAGCATTAGTACAATCGGCATTGAGGCTCGGGGTGTCAAAGTTTTCCACGGTTGAAGAAATCGACGATGCAATCGATCGCATCTCGTTGTGCTACAAGCGTTTAGGTAAAAAAAACGATGTGGAAAACTAG